ATCGTATCCATGCCGGCCCTTTGGCATTCCTCGAAGAAGCTCGGGCTATTGGCGAACATTATGCCATTCGTGTTGACCTCCACGTGTTCGAATCCCTTCCCCTTCGCCATGGAGATCAGCTTGGGGAGATCGCTCCTGACCGTCGGCTCCCCACCGCTGAATTGTATAGCCGGAGGGGGCACTGGTCGATTCATCCTCAAGTTATCAACGATCCTCTCTATATCCTCGAAGGAAGGTTCGTAGAGGTAGCCCGCCGCAGCGGCGTTAGCGAAGCATATGGGACAACTAAGGTTGCAGCGATTCGTTATATCGATTATCGCTAAGACCGTGTGCGATTTATGATTATCGCAGATGCCGCAATCATAGGGGCACCCCTTCTCGGATTTGGTCCTAGGGTTCTCCAATCCGCCGCCTTCATGGGCGTAGCCCTCGGCCCATTGGAAGAGCTCAGGATCCGAGAAGGTATAGGTATCATCGAAATATCCATGCTCGGGGCAAGTCTTCCCGATCCTCACCTTGGAATCGGGCCCGATGAATATTTCGGCATCGAGCACCCTGAGACACTCCGGGCATAGGCTTTTGGTCCTCTTCAAGATGCGCCTTTCCATCACGGACATCGCACCCTCGTCCAGCCATCATTAATTGGGGCCTGCTTAAAAATAACGCGGTTTAGTCCCCTCTTATCTCGCTCTGACCGCCCATGTAGGGCACCAAGGCCTTTGGTATCCCTATAGAGCCATCGGCCCTTTGGTAGTTCTCCAATATCGCTATGAGGGCCCTCTCAGTCGCGAGCAGGGTACTGTTCAAAGTGTGGACGTACCTCGCCGGCTCATGGGGCTTCTCCCTATATTTTATGTTCGACCTCACGGCCTGATAGGATGTACAATTGCTACAGGAAACCGCCTCCCTATACTTCCCCTGCCCGGGGAGCCAAACCTCCAAGTCGTACTTCTTGGCGGCGACTGTCCCCAGCTCCCCGCTGCATATGTTCACAACCCTATAAGGAATCTCTAAGGCTTGGAATATCCCCTCGGCATTCTCGATGAGCCTCTCATGCCAGTACCAAGAGTCCTCGGGTTTGCAAAAGATGAATTGCTCCACCTTCTCAAATTGATGGACCCTGAATATGCCCTTCGTGTCCCTGCCGTGGGCCCCCGCCTCCTTCCTAAAGCACGGGCTGACCCCCCCATATTTCAGCGGGAGCTCCTCGCCGCTCAGCACCTCGCCCATGTGAAGGGCCAGAAGGGCGTGCTCCGACGTCGGGATTAGATATAAATCCTCCCCCTCGACCTTATAGATGACGTCCTCGAAGTCGGAGAGCGCCACGGCGCCCTTGATCGCCTCCCTCTTGAGCATATAAGGCGGCTGGATGAGGGTGAAGCCCTTCTCCTTGATGAAGTCCAACGCGAAGCTTATCAGGGCTTGGTTCAACCTCACGAGATCGCCCTTCAAATAATAAAACCTCGCCCCCGCCGCCCTAGCGGCCCTCTCGAGGTCTATCAGCCCAAGGCTAAGCCCAAGGTCTATATGGTCCTTGGGCTTGAACTCGAACTCCGGTATCTTGCCCCAGCGCCTTATTTCAACGTTATCGTTCTCGTCCTTACCCAAGGGGACCGATTCATGCATCAGGTTCGGGAGGTTGTAGAGGATCGCGTCGATCTCCTCCCTGAGCCCCCTCTCCCGCTCCTCCAATTCCCCTATCTTGGATGGTATCCCCTCGGCCTCTCGCATCTCCTCGACGGGATCCTTCCCCTCCTTCTTCAGCCTCGAGATTATCGCCGTGAGCTGGTTCCTCCTCTCCCTCAACCTATTTATCTGGGTCACCAACTCCCTCCATTGGAGGTCCAGCTCCAATGCCCTATCAACCCAACTCACCTTCTCGAGGTCCCCACGCCTGCGGAGGTTCTCCTTAACGAGGTCTGGATTCTCCCTGAGCAATCTCATCTCCAACAATGCCCATCGCTACGGCTTGGAGCCTTGTCGGCTCCGTTTGAGGCCGCCCAAATTTAAATCCTTCTAGGCTTGGCGTGCGGCCCACTGGGAAAAAGGTTATTTGCGCTTTTGTAACAAAGGGCATTGAAGGGCCTTTGCCCAGCTTAAACCTTAAGCGGTTGAGGGGGGATGAGGGTACCTCGGCGAACGCTGCCACATTGGAGCTCGGAGGCGCGAGGTGCGATTTACCTACCAAATTCCCCACCTCCACTGAATTGAGCGCTTCAAGGAGGGCCGAGTTCGAGGGCACGATCCCATCGGGGTTGATCGTTGTATCGAAGCTGCTCTATCTCGACTCCTTCAAAAGGGTTGTTGAGGAGGATGGGGCCTTCAAGGCTTATTTAAGGGGGATTTCGAGGAAGCGCTATGGCGAGGGTAATATCGCGCTCTTATTTATGGAGTTCAAAGGCGTCGTACCGGAGGGGGTCGAGGAATGGAAGGTCCTGATGGATCTGCAGTTCCTATCGGATTTCGATATAATAACGGTCCAGCAAGCAGAGGGCCAAAGCGATGATGACTTCCTATCCTTCGTCAGATTCTCCAAGAGGTGGATGGAGGAGAGGGGCGTCGATAAACCCCTGATGCCGGTGATTTGCGCGAAGAAGGACAGGGGGGCTGCCCAAGGTCTTTTGGGATCCCTCACCGGCTTAGGCCTCGATTGCTTGGGGGTGGATATGTGCGGGGGCTTCTACTACCATACGCTGAGCGCCATTGAGGAGCTCAAGAAAAGTTCGCCGGAGCTATGGGTGCACGCTTTCCAAGTACCCCCGAAGTTGAGGCTTGGGGGGCGCCTCCTGAGCTGCGCGGAGGGCATGGTGCTACCAATCTTCGGCATCGATAGCTTCTCAAGATGGATAGTCCCCCCTCCGCCCGTCCAGCTGACGAAGGATAAGATCAATGTCTTCGATAGGGAGGGATGGGGGTTCATGAAGAGGGGGGAGTGGATCAAGGAGAGGGGCGGAAAGTTGAATTGCGATTGTCCGATTTGCATGGGAACGGATGTAGATGGGTTGTTATCGGGCACAATCATCAAAGCCCTGAGCCGGGGGAAGCTCCACGATCACTTCTCCCAAAGGGAAGAGATGGAGGGGGCAAGGAGAAGGATTCTAGAGGGCGATTATAGGGATTTCCTCCTCTCCAAGAGGGGGCCGAAGGAGTTCTTGGAGGAACTTGGCAGAGCGGAGCGAGCTCGGTGATGCTTCAAACCTTTGGTGAGATTGGGGGAGTTCGGGTGCGCTTGAGTCCCTTAGCCTATATAGCGGTCTTCATGGCGGCGCTGGCGATAAGGATGTGGCATTGGAGTTCCTTGAGTTGCGATTGGTATGGGGATTCATATCACCACTGGCTGATCAGCTACCTGACCGTTAAGAACGCGTTCGTTTATTCTGATTTTAGAGCGCCGGGCATGAACTTGGTCTGGTTGCCGCTCTTCCACTATCTATCGGCCATTGGGATGTGTGTCACTGGGATCGCGGATTTAACCATCCCAAAGGCCTTGAATATATTAATCGGCAGCGCTTGTTGCGCCTTGGCGATGCTCATTGCTGAGGATTCGTTCGGATCGAGAGTCG
The genomic region above belongs to Candidatus Bathyarchaeia archaeon and contains:
- the serS gene encoding serine--tRNA ligase; its protein translation is MRLLRENPDLVKENLRRRGDLEKVSWVDRALELDLQWRELVTQINRLRERRNQLTAIISRLKKEGKDPVEEMREAEGIPSKIGELEERERGLREEIDAILYNLPNLMHESVPLGKDENDNVEIRRWGKIPEFEFKPKDHIDLGLSLGLIDLERAARAAGARFYYLKGDLVRLNQALISFALDFIKEKGFTLIQPPYMLKREAIKGAVALSDFEDVIYKVEGEDLYLIPTSEHALLALHMGEVLSGEELPLKYGGVSPCFRKEAGAHGRDTKGIFRVHQFEKVEQFIFCKPEDSWYWHERLIENAEGIFQALEIPYRVVNICSGELGTVAAKKYDLEVWLPGQGKYREAVSCSNCTSYQAVRSNIKYREKPHEPARYVHTLNSTLLATERALIAILENYQRADGSIGIPKALVPYMGGQSEIRGD